In Nocardioides cavernae, a single genomic region encodes these proteins:
- the tkt gene encoding transketolase: MPATLQWDDIDRRAVDTARVLAMDAVQKVGNGHPGTAMSLAPVAYLLFQKVMRHDPADPEWVARDRFVLSCGHSSITLYTQLFLGGYGLELDDLKALRTWGSKTPGHPELGHTAGVEVTTGPLGQGVGNAVGMALSGRRVHGLLDPDAAPGASLFDHQVYALASDGDLQEGVSSEASSIAGTQQLGNLTLIYDRNRISIEGDTDIAFTEDVAARYAAYGWHVQTVDWTNGGKEYVEDVPALYAAIRKAHTVSDKPSLIVVDTVIAWPAPNAQGTEAAHGSALGAEEVAATKEVLGFDPEQTFEIPPGVLERTRELRERGAAWGAEWDEQYDAWAKKHAASAELLHRLKQRELPRDLADALPAFEADAKGVATRSASGKVINALAPVLPELWGGSADLAGSNNTTISSAPSVGPEIAKVGEWSTDPYAGRVLHFGIREHGMGAIMNGIAADRLTRVFGGTFLTFSDYMRGSVRVAALSRLPVTYVWTHDSIGLGEDGPTHQPIEHLAALRAMPGLDVVRPADANETVAVWQTILGHTDRPAALALTRQNVPVFPRGTDGFATTEGVARGAYVLIDSEKATPDVILIGTGSEVQLAVEARKLLAADGIDARVVSMPCLEWFEDQDESYRDTVLPPTVKARVSVEAGVKQGWRELVGDNGRIVSIEHYGASADYTRIYTEFGITAQAVADAARDSVAVVTA; the protein is encoded by the coding sequence CTGCCCGCCACCCTCCAGTGGGACGACATCGACCGCCGGGCCGTCGACACCGCCCGGGTCCTGGCGATGGACGCGGTCCAGAAGGTCGGCAACGGCCACCCCGGCACGGCCATGAGCCTCGCGCCGGTGGCGTACCTGCTCTTCCAGAAGGTGATGCGGCACGATCCGGCCGACCCCGAGTGGGTGGCCCGTGACCGCTTCGTGCTGTCGTGCGGCCACAGCTCGATCACCCTCTACACCCAGCTCTTCCTCGGTGGATACGGGCTCGAGCTCGACGACCTCAAGGCGCTCCGCACCTGGGGTTCCAAGACCCCTGGACACCCCGAGCTCGGCCACACCGCCGGTGTCGAGGTGACCACGGGGCCGCTGGGACAGGGCGTCGGCAACGCGGTCGGCATGGCTCTGTCGGGTCGCCGCGTGCACGGGCTGCTCGACCCCGACGCAGCTCCGGGCGCGAGCCTCTTCGACCACCAGGTCTACGCACTCGCCTCCGACGGTGACCTGCAGGAGGGCGTCAGCTCCGAGGCCTCCTCCATCGCCGGCACCCAGCAGCTCGGCAACCTCACCCTCATCTACGACCGCAACCGGATCTCGATCGAGGGCGACACCGACATCGCGTTCACCGAGGACGTCGCCGCCCGCTACGCGGCCTACGGCTGGCACGTCCAGACCGTCGACTGGACCAACGGCGGCAAGGAGTACGTCGAGGACGTCCCCGCGCTCTACGCCGCGATCCGCAAGGCGCACACCGTCAGCGACAAGCCGTCGCTGATCGTCGTCGACACCGTCATCGCGTGGCCCGCCCCGAACGCGCAGGGCACCGAGGCCGCACACGGCAGCGCGCTCGGCGCCGAGGAGGTCGCCGCCACCAAGGAGGTGCTGGGCTTCGACCCCGAGCAGACCTTCGAGATCCCGCCAGGCGTCCTCGAGCGCACGCGCGAGCTCCGCGAGCGCGGTGCCGCGTGGGGCGCCGAGTGGGACGAGCAGTACGACGCCTGGGCCAAGAAGCACGCCGCCTCCGCCGAGCTGCTCCACCGGCTCAAGCAGCGCGAGCTCCCCCGCGACCTCGCCGACGCGCTCCCGGCCTTCGAGGCCGACGCCAAGGGCGTGGCGACGCGCTCCGCGTCCGGCAAGGTGATCAACGCGCTGGCCCCGGTGCTGCCCGAGCTCTGGGGCGGCTCGGCCGACCTGGCCGGGTCCAACAACACCACGATCTCCAGCGCACCGTCGGTCGGTCCGGAGATCGCGAAGGTGGGCGAGTGGAGCACCGACCCCTACGCCGGTCGCGTCCTCCACTTCGGCATCCGCGAGCACGGCATGGGCGCGATCATGAACGGCATCGCGGCCGACCGGCTCACCCGCGTCTTCGGCGGCACGTTCCTCACCTTCTCCGACTACATGCGCGGCTCCGTGCGCGTGGCCGCGCTGAGCAGGCTGCCGGTCACCTACGTGTGGACCCACGACTCGATCGGCCTCGGCGAGGACGGCCCGACGCACCAGCCGATCGAGCACCTGGCGGCGCTGCGTGCCATGCCCGGCCTCGACGTCGTACGACCTGCCGACGCCAACGAGACCGTCGCCGTGTGGCAGACGATCCTCGGCCACACCGATCGGCCGGCCGCACTCGCACTCACCCGCCAGAACGTGCCCGTCTTCCCGCGCGGGACGGACGGTTTCGCCACGACCGAGGGCGTGGCCCGCGGCGCCTACGTCCTGATCGACTCCGAGAAGGCCACGCCCGACGTGATCCTCATCGGCACCGGCTCGGAGGTCCAGCTCGCCGTCGAGGCACGCAAGCTGCTGGCAGCCGACGGCATCGACGCCCGGGTGGTGTCGATGCCCTGCCTCGAGTGGTTCGAGGACCAGGACGAGTCCTACCGCGACACCGTGCTGCCCCCGACCGTCAAGGCTCGCGTGTCCGTCGAGGCAGGCGTCAAGCAGGGCTGGCGCGAGCTCGTCGGCGACAACGGTCGCATCGTGTCCATCGAGCACTACGGCGCATCGGCCGACTACACACGCATCTACACCGAGTTCGGCATCACTGCGCAGGCCGTCGCCGACGCCGCCCGCGACAGCGTCGCCGTCGTCACCGCCTGA
- a CDS encoding heme o synthase, whose amino-acid sequence MSHAGPNAAASARPSTDDPGVVTDAPKSWRDVIAAYVGLTKPRVIELLLLTTVPVMFFAERGIPPLGLVAATVVGGALSAGSASAYNCIYDRDIDEQMRRTRRRALPRHIVSPVSALVFATVLAVLSTVVLALWVNWLSAALSVLANAFYVFVYTMLLKRRTTQNIVWGGLAGCFPALIGWTAVTGELAWTPVVLFLVVFFWTPPHTWALALRYREDYRNVDVPMLPVVKPATEVGRQVVIYSWVMVATSLLLWPVAGTSLVYPIAAAVLGAVFLVEAHRMWKRAKGSDSLTDINPMRLFHASNLYLSLLFVAVALDPLLGR is encoded by the coding sequence GTGTCCCACGCCGGCCCGAACGCAGCCGCGTCCGCCCGGCCGTCGACCGATGACCCGGGCGTCGTGACCGACGCGCCGAAGTCCTGGCGCGACGTCATCGCCGCCTACGTCGGGCTGACCAAGCCGCGGGTGATCGAGCTGCTCCTCCTGACGACGGTCCCGGTGATGTTCTTCGCCGAGCGCGGCATCCCGCCGCTGGGGCTGGTCGCTGCGACCGTCGTCGGTGGTGCGCTGTCGGCGGGCTCCGCCTCGGCCTACAACTGCATCTACGACCGCGACATCGACGAGCAGATGCGGCGTACGCGGCGACGGGCGCTGCCCCGTCACATCGTCTCGCCGGTCTCGGCCCTCGTCTTCGCGACGGTGCTGGCCGTGCTGTCGACCGTGGTCCTGGCGCTGTGGGTCAACTGGCTCTCGGCCGCGCTGTCGGTGCTGGCCAACGCGTTCTACGTCTTCGTCTACACGATGCTGCTCAAGCGCCGCACCACCCAGAACATCGTCTGGGGCGGCCTGGCCGGCTGCTTCCCGGCCCTCATCGGCTGGACGGCGGTGACCGGCGAGCTGGCCTGGACGCCGGTCGTGCTGTTCCTCGTCGTCTTCTTCTGGACGCCACCGCACACCTGGGCGCTCGCGCTGCGCTACCGCGAGGACTACCGCAACGTCGACGTGCCGATGCTCCCCGTGGTCAAGCCCGCGACCGAGGTCGGACGACAGGTCGTCATCTACAGCTGGGTGATGGTCGCCACGTCGCTGCTGCTGTGGCCGGTCGCCGGGACGAGCCTGGTCTACCCGATCGCCGCAGCCGTCCTGGGCGCCGTCTTCCTGGTCGAGGCCCACCGGATGTGGAAGCGCGCGAAGGGCTCGGACTCCCTGACCGACATCAACCCGATGCGGCTCTTCCACGCGTCCAACCTCTACCTCTCGCTGCTCTTCGTCGCCGTAGCACTGGACCCCCTGCTCGGCCGATAG
- a CDS encoding class F sortase, whose amino-acid sequence MTRSRAAGIVAAMALGVTVVVGQGAAHAAPDRLTIGRTGTDAAIIKVPARNDTLAVGNRLRGAVYTWSKGDPPCDPTGSTVYAGHAWRAGNGVADRWGSLRRGDVIKVAGCRFEVTRREYWPASRRMGSLYSVAGPARIVLVGCKADDYSRRTVVFARKVGRS is encoded by the coding sequence ATGACCCGCTCCCGCGCTGCCGGGATCGTCGCCGCGATGGCGCTCGGCGTGACCGTGGTGGTCGGTCAGGGCGCGGCTCACGCCGCCCCTGACCGGCTCACGATCGGGCGCACCGGCACCGACGCGGCCATCATCAAGGTGCCGGCGCGCAACGACACCCTGGCCGTCGGCAACCGGCTCCGTGGCGCGGTCTACACCTGGTCGAAGGGCGACCCGCCCTGCGACCCCACCGGCAGCACCGTCTACGCCGGGCACGCCTGGCGCGCCGGCAACGGGGTCGCCGACCGGTGGGGCTCGCTGCGACGCGGCGACGTCATCAAGGTGGCGGGCTGCCGGTTCGAGGTCACCCGGCGCGAGTACTGGCCGGCGTCGCGGCGGATGGGGTCGCTCTACTCCGTCGCCGGGCCCGCCCGGATCGTGCTCGTCGGCTGCAAGGCCGACGACTACTCCCGGCGCACGGTGGTCTTCGCCCGCAAGGTCGGGCGGTCCTGA
- a CDS encoding COX15/CtaA family protein, with protein MGRTLLDRLARFLWPLAVANLIANIGIVVTGAAVRLTGSGLGCPTWPRCTDASYVAHGELGLHGAIEFGNRLLTFVLAAVAVLCFLAALGARHRRATRLALVIGLGIPLQAVLGGITVLTDLNPWVVAGHFLLSMAMIMVCVALIDELRSPTRGMAPPLPRALAWATFASGWVVLYLGTVVTGAGPHAGDTDSPRNGLDPATVSQVHAISVYVLVALTVVLLVAARRGGHRWLARVTGLVLLIEVLQGVLGWAQYWLDLPVGLVALHMLGAGLLAAGLARIALAVLPHRGADEARADGVPQTHAATRIGPS; from the coding sequence ATGGGACGCACCCTGCTCGACCGCCTCGCGCGGTTCCTCTGGCCGCTCGCCGTGGCCAACCTCATCGCCAACATCGGCATCGTCGTCACCGGCGCGGCCGTCCGGCTCACCGGCTCCGGCCTGGGGTGCCCGACGTGGCCGCGCTGCACCGACGCGTCGTACGTCGCCCACGGTGAGCTGGGGCTGCACGGCGCCATCGAGTTCGGCAACCGGCTGCTGACCTTCGTCCTCGCCGCCGTCGCCGTGCTGTGCTTCCTCGCCGCCCTCGGGGCGCGGCACCGCCGCGCGACGCGGCTCGCGCTCGTGATCGGCCTGGGCATCCCGCTGCAGGCGGTGCTCGGCGGCATCACGGTGCTGACCGACCTCAACCCCTGGGTCGTCGCCGGTCACTTCCTGCTGTCGATGGCGATGATCATGGTCTGCGTCGCGTTGATCGACGAGCTGCGCAGCCCCACCCGCGGGATGGCACCGCCGCTGCCGCGCGCCCTCGCCTGGGCGACGTTCGCGTCGGGCTGGGTGGTCCTCTACCTCGGCACGGTCGTGACCGGGGCCGGTCCGCACGCCGGCGACACCGACTCGCCCCGCAACGGCCTCGACCCGGCGACCGTGTCGCAGGTCCACGCGATCTCGGTGTACGTCCTCGTCGCGCTGACCGTCGTGCTGCTGGTCGCGGCGCGGCGCGGCGGACACCGGTGGCTGGCCCGCGTGACCGGGCTGGTGCTGCTCATCGAGGTGCTCCAGGGCGTCCTGGGCTGGGCGCAGTACTGGCTGGACCTGCCGGTGGGCCTGGTCGCCCTCCACATGCTCGGCGCGGGCCTGCTCGCCGCAGGCCTGGCCCGCATCGCCCTCGCCGTGCTGCCCCACCGCGGCGCCGACGAGGCACGGGCGGACGGCGTGCCCCAGACGCACGCCGCCACCCGCATCGGCCCTTCGTAG
- a CDS encoding ABC transporter permease yields MSTAPAGARPTGTFTPAPGGAGLGRMVLAQARMEARLMLRNGEQLLLAIVIPVIVLVGGVAAAGRLGSTFEGHAPVDLLTPGVLALAVMSTAFTSVAIATGFERRYGVIKLLGSSPLPRHGLLLGKVLALLNVVALQLVVLVVVALALGWEPSLASPARTVLGLLLTVGLGTAAFASLGLLVAGALRAEATLALANLVYLLLMAGGGVVLPTSTYGAAGGLIQWLPSGALGEAMRSTLVHADIDGRSLLVLAAWAVLGALLTARTFRWE; encoded by the coding sequence ATGAGCACCGCTCCCGCCGGCGCCCGCCCGACCGGCACCTTCACACCGGCCCCCGGAGGGGCCGGCCTCGGCCGGATGGTGCTGGCACAGGCGCGCATGGAGGCGCGGCTGATGCTGCGCAACGGCGAGCAGCTGCTGCTCGCGATCGTGATCCCGGTGATCGTGCTCGTGGGAGGTGTCGCCGCGGCGGGTCGCCTCGGCAGCACCTTCGAGGGGCACGCGCCGGTCGACCTCCTCACCCCGGGAGTCCTGGCCCTCGCCGTGATGTCGACCGCGTTCACGTCCGTGGCCATCGCCACCGGCTTCGAGCGCCGCTACGGCGTGATCAAGCTGCTCGGCTCCTCGCCCCTCCCCCGTCACGGCCTGCTCCTGGGCAAGGTGCTGGCACTGCTCAACGTCGTCGCCCTGCAGCTCGTCGTGCTCGTGGTCGTCGCGCTGGCCCTGGGCTGGGAGCCCTCGCTGGCCAGCCCGGCACGCACCGTGCTCGGCCTGCTGCTCACGGTCGGCCTGGGCACCGCGGCCTTCGCGTCCCTCGGGCTCCTCGTCGCCGGTGCGCTGCGTGCCGAGGCGACCCTCGCGCTGGCCAACCTCGTCTACCTGCTCCTCATGGCAGGTGGTGGCGTGGTGCTGCCGACCAGCACCTACGGCGCCGCCGGCGGGCTGATCCAGTGGCTGCCGTCCGGCGCGCTCGGCGAGGCCATGCGCTCCACGCTCGTGCACGCCGACATCGACGGCCGCTCGCTGCTCGTGCTCGCAGCCTGGGCGGTGCTCGGCGCTCTGCTCACGGCCCGGACCTTCAGGTGGGAATGA
- a CDS encoding ABC transporter ATP-binding protein, with protein MPPASPAVEIDGLVMAYGDKVAVDGLSLEVARGSITAVLGPNGAGKTTTLETCEGYRVPQRGTVRVLGLDPQRDRAELLPRIGVMLQSGGAWSGVRAVEMLDHMASLHAHPLDTAMLVDRLGLADCGRTPYRRLSGGQKQRLGLAIALVGRPELVFVDEPTAGMDPQARRTTWEMLEEVRADGVTVVLTTHHMDEAEHLADRIHIIDRGALIASGTPAELTRGGHSATIRLVVNRPFPDGAPESLRRELGPLTEVRQLDEVSMLIHGPADATTLGRVSRWCEEHDVLPQTLTLGQRTLEDVFLELTGRELETPHDVLLPRSAPPNNAAGTPS; from the coding sequence GTGCCACCCGCCTCCCCCGCCGTCGAGATCGACGGTCTGGTGATGGCGTACGGCGACAAGGTGGCCGTCGACGGGTTGTCGCTCGAGGTGGCGCGGGGGTCGATCACCGCCGTGCTCGGCCCCAACGGCGCGGGCAAGACCACGACGCTCGAGACCTGCGAGGGCTACCGGGTGCCCCAGCGCGGCACGGTCCGCGTGCTGGGGCTCGACCCGCAGCGCGACCGCGCGGAGCTGCTCCCCCGGATCGGCGTCATGCTGCAGAGCGGCGGCGCCTGGAGCGGCGTACGCGCCGTGGAGATGCTGGACCACATGGCGTCGCTCCACGCGCACCCGCTCGACACGGCGATGCTCGTCGACCGCCTTGGCCTGGCCGACTGCGGACGGACTCCCTATCGCCGGCTGTCCGGCGGCCAGAAGCAGCGCCTCGGCCTGGCGATCGCGCTCGTCGGGCGACCCGAGCTGGTGTTCGTCGACGAACCGACCGCCGGCATGGACCCCCAGGCCAGGCGTACGACGTGGGAGATGCTCGAGGAGGTCCGGGCCGACGGCGTCACGGTCGTGCTGACGACCCACCACATGGACGAGGCCGAGCACCTGGCCGACCGCATCCACATCATCGACCGCGGCGCGCTGATCGCCTCCGGGACCCCGGCCGAGCTGACCCGCGGCGGCCACTCCGCGACCATCCGGCTGGTCGTCAACCGGCCGTTCCCCGACGGCGCACCCGAGTCCCTGCGCAGGGAGCTCGGGCCGCTCACCGAGGTCCGCCAGCTCGACGAGGTGAGCATGCTCATCCACGGTCCGGCCGACGCCACCACCCTCGGCCGCGTCTCGCGGTGGTGCGAGGAGCATGACGTCCTGCCCCAGACGCTCACCCTGGGCCAGCGCACCCTGGAGGACGTCTTCCTCGAGCTCACCGGACGGGAGCTCGAGACACCCCACGACGTTCTCCTCCCCCGCTCCGCTCCTCCGAACAACGCCGCAGGGACCCCCTCATGA
- a CDS encoding ATP-binding cassette domain-containing protein: MTRSAIEAEGLVKHFGDTVAVDGVSFTVPEGSVLGLLGPNGAGKTTTVRMMTTLTRPTAGTGRVAGHDILTDPAAVRRSMGLTGQAATVDELLTGRENLRLIGNLYGLDASYIRRASDELLERFSLSDAGDRTAKTYSGGMRRRLDLAVSLIATPPVLFLDEPTTGLDPRSRVELWEVLRELVADGTTLLLTTQYLEEADQLSDNIVVIDRGTVIAEGTPLQLKDQSGAAALVVTVSHSGDLRTAEALLRPYVREVHVDVGARQLTAPSEGLGHMTRVAGIFDESGIVLDDIGLKRPSLDDVFLHLTGHRAEQETDDTVEVDAADQLDQTAGGRAR; this comes from the coding sequence ATGACGCGATCCGCGATCGAGGCCGAGGGCCTCGTCAAGCACTTCGGCGACACCGTGGCCGTGGACGGGGTGTCCTTCACCGTCCCCGAGGGCTCGGTCCTCGGCCTGCTCGGGCCCAACGGCGCCGGCAAGACCACCACCGTCCGGATGATGACCACCCTGACCCGCCCGACCGCGGGCACGGGGCGCGTCGCCGGCCACGACATCCTGACCGACCCCGCGGCCGTGCGCCGCAGCATGGGGCTGACCGGTCAGGCCGCGACCGTCGACGAGCTCCTGACGGGCCGGGAGAACCTGCGCCTCATCGGCAACCTCTACGGCCTCGACGCCTCCTACATCCGGCGCGCCAGCGACGAGCTGCTCGAGCGCTTCTCGCTGTCCGACGCCGGCGACCGCACGGCCAAGACCTACTCCGGCGGCATGCGGCGACGGCTCGACCTGGCGGTCAGCCTGATCGCGACGCCGCCCGTGCTCTTCCTCGACGAGCCGACCACGGGCCTCGACCCGCGCTCGCGCGTGGAACTGTGGGAGGTGCTGCGCGAGCTCGTCGCCGACGGGACCACCCTGCTGCTGACGACGCAGTACCTCGAGGAGGCCGACCAGCTCTCCGACAACATCGTCGTGATCGATCGCGGCACGGTGATCGCCGAGGGCACCCCGCTGCAGCTGAAGGACCAGTCCGGTGCGGCCGCGCTCGTCGTGACGGTCTCCCACTCCGGCGACCTCCGGACCGCCGAGGCGCTGCTGCGCCCCTACGTCAGAGAGGTGCACGTCGACGTGGGCGCGCGCCAGCTCACGGCGCCCTCGGAGGGCCTGGGCCACATGACACGCGTGGCCGGGATCTTCGACGAGAGCGGCATCGTGCTCGACGACATCGGGCTCAAGCGCCCGAGCCTCGACGACGTCTTCCTCCACCTCACCGGCCACCGTGCCGAGCAGGAGACCGACGACACAGTCGAGGTCGACGCCGCAGACCAGCTCGACCAGACCGCAGGAGGAAGGGCCCGATGA
- a CDS encoding ABC transporter permease gives MTTLERPEIRTTGLQAQSWAIARRNFLHIKRMPEMLMDVTIQPVMFVLLFAFVFGSSIDVATPAGYRAFLLPGIMAQTVAFASFIVAVGLTADLDKGIVDRMRSLPINPAAVLVGRSISSLVHASIGLVVMSLTGLLIGWRIHTDVFQAAFGYVLLLGWGFAMIWVGIWVGSAMRSVEAVNGVMFATMFPITFLANTFAPTDQMPTVLRFVAEWNPISSLTQAVRVLWGNDQPLAEGAAFPMHHPIPFTIGWIILITAVVAPLAIRTFRARTAD, from the coding sequence ATGACCACGCTCGAGCGACCGGAGATCCGCACGACCGGGCTGCAGGCCCAGTCATGGGCCATCGCCCGCCGCAACTTCCTCCACATCAAGCGCATGCCCGAGATGCTGATGGACGTCACCATCCAGCCGGTGATGTTCGTGCTGCTGTTCGCCTTCGTCTTCGGCTCGTCGATCGACGTGGCGACGCCCGCCGGCTACCGCGCGTTCCTGCTCCCGGGGATCATGGCGCAGACCGTCGCCTTCGCCTCGTTCATCGTCGCCGTCGGCCTCACCGCCGACCTCGACAAGGGCATCGTCGACCGGATGCGCTCGCTGCCCATCAACCCGGCGGCCGTGCTGGTCGGCCGCAGCATCTCGAGCCTGGTCCACGCCTCGATCGGCCTCGTCGTCATGTCGTTGACCGGCCTGCTCATCGGCTGGCGCATCCACACCGACGTGTTCCAGGCGGCCTTCGGCTACGTCCTGCTCCTCGGCTGGGGGTTCGCGATGATCTGGGTCGGCATCTGGGTCGGCTCCGCGATGCGCTCGGTCGAGGCGGTCAACGGCGTCATGTTCGCGACGATGTTCCCGATCACCTTCCTGGCCAACACGTTCGCGCCGACCGACCAGATGCCGACCGTCCTGCGGTTCGTCGCCGAGTGGAACCCGATCTCCTCGCTCACCCAGGCCGTCCGCGTGCTCTGGGGCAACGACCAGCCTCTCGCCGAGGGCGCGGCGTTCCCGATGCACCACCCGATCCCGTTCACGATCGGCTGGATCATCCTGATCACGGCGGTCGTGGCGCCACTGGCCATACGCACCTTCCGCGCCCGCACCGCGGACTGA